The following nucleotide sequence is from Firmicutes bacterium HGW-Firmicutes-1.
TCATAATTGTTACAGGTAGAAATAAGCGCTCGATAGAGGATCATTTTGATAGATCTGTTGAATTAGAAATGATGCTAGAGCAAAAAGGGCAAAACGAACTTTTGGAAATTGCAAAATCAGTATCTAATCTTGCTAATATTCATTATATTAGACAAAAAGAACCAAGAGGTCTAGGGCATGCAGTCTTAGTAGCTAAAAACTTTATTGGGAATGAACCCTTTGCAGTACTTCTCGGAGATGATATTGTAATATCTAAAAAGCCTTGTTTACAACAAATGATAGAAGTATATAACGAGTATAAAACAAGCATCTTAGGAGTCCAACAAGTTGCTTACGAAAATGTTAATAAATATGGTATTGTTAAATGTAAGAACATTGAAGGCAGAGTTTATAAGGTTCAAGATATGGTTGAAAAACCTAAGGCAGAAGATGCACCTTCAAACATAGCGATCTTAGGAAGATATATTATTACACCACGTATTTTTAAATATCTTGAAACGCAAGGTGAAGGTGCCGGTGGTGAGATTCAATTAACAGACGCATTAAGAAGGCTAGCTGAAGATGAAGCTATGTATGCCTACGATTTTCTCGGCAAAAGATATGATGTAGGAAACGTTCAAGGTTATCTTGAAGCATCTGTTGAATTTGCACTTAGAAGAGATGATCTTAAAGTTGACTTTTTAGAGTATCTAAAAAGAGTAGTTGCAGATACAGAGCAGTTTACATATTTCGATTAAAGGTAAAGACAGAGCCAAAGCTCTGTCTTTAGTGTTTAGTTGTATTCATTTTCTTGTTATATCTATTATCAAGATAGCCTTCTATTAGCGTTTTAATAATGCTGAAGAAGGGTGCCCCAAAGAGCATGCCGATAAAACCAAATATATTTCCAAATAATAGGATAGAAAATATGATCCAAAAAGGTGATAAGCCTATGGAACCCCCTAATATTTTAGGCCCTAAGATGTTTCCATCAAATTGCTGTAGCAAAAAGATAATAACAAGAAACCAGACTGCCTTTACAGGATTAACGATTAATAGAAATGCAAATCCGATACCTCCTCCGATAAATGGTCCAAAATAAGGGATTAAATTAGTAAGAGTAATCAGAGAGCTAATCAATATAGCAAAGGGCATTTTTACAATTAATAGAATGATAAAGCATAAGATTCCAATGATAAGAGCGTCTAATAGAGTACCTATAAAAAAGCGAGAGAAGACTGTATGGGAATATGCAAGTACTCCTAGAATTGAGCAAGCGGTTTTTTGGGGGAATATTGATACGATGGCTTTTTTTGATTTTTCTGTGCTGGATTCCTTGCTGTTTAATAAATAGATGGAGATTATGATTGCAATGAAGACATTTAAGAGACCAAATGCAAAGTTCTTCGTTATTCTAATCAAATTTGGAACAAGCTCGGTGACCATTGTTGACAGTTGATCTACATTATTTGGTAGCTGTTCACTTAAAAAGGTATCCACATTGTTGGGATCAAAATAATAGATAGAGCCATTGATATTAAAGGTAAGACTGTCAAAATAGGCGATCAATCTAGAAATATAATCTGGAAATTCATTTATAAGCTGGAGTAAGCTACCAATGAGCTGTGGTAGGATAAAAGTAAGCATTAATACAATAAGAGCGAAAACTGTAATGTAGGAAAGAAAGATTGATAGCAAACGAGTGATCGTTTTCGATTTAAGAGGTTTGATAAGAGGCAATACGCGCTTTTCAAGTGCACTCACAATAAAGTTCATGAAGTATGCAATTAACATGCCGAGTAAAAATGGAAAGAACACGGACTTAACATTTGAGAAGAAGGTTTTTGTATCTGACCAGCTATCTGTAAGCTTATAGATGATGAGACATATAATGAAAACAATAACAGCATATATGCTGATCGTGGTGTATTTTTTATTCCAATCTATTCTCATATATATACGGGCCTCCAAAGTAATTTAGGTTTATTTGCTTATTAGAGTATAATACCCAAATTCAGGCAGGTTATTTTGATAATATATAAAGACTTTTATTGAAATAGAAAATTTCACTTGATTTATTGAGTTATACGTATTATAATTTATTTTGCTGTTACATAATATGCGCTACTAGCTCAGTTGGTTAGAGCACCTGACTCTTAATCAGGGTGTCCCCGGTTCGAACCCGGGGTGGCGTACTAGAAAAAACCCAGTAAAATAGAGGGTTGTAGGTGAAAAAAAGAGAGGGCGATTGCTCTCTCTTTTGCGTTGCGTTCACATATCGTGCACACAATATATTTAATTAAAAATTTAAGCGTTCTAGAGCTTCTCTTTTTTTGTCTAAGTCGATATGTGAATAGGTTGTATATGTCAAGCGAAAAGTCGGCCATCCGCTCATTGAATTCTAGTCCACTTTTATTAAAAAATTTAGCCCTTTCGAGCTAGTGTTTCTCTAAGCCGATATGATTCGCCTTGCATATTTACGATATGAGCCTTATGCGTAAGTCGATCTACCATAGCTCTAGTGATTACTGGATCACCAAATATCTCATCCCATCTGTCAAAAGCTAGGTTGGTTGTGATAATAATAGATTTTCTTGAAGCT
It contains:
- the galU gene encoding UTP--glucose-1-phosphate uridylyltransferase, encoding MIKKAIIPAAGLGTRFLPATKAQPKEMLPIVDKPTIQYIVEEAINSGIEDIIIVTGRNKRSIEDHFDRSVELEMMLEQKGQNELLEIAKSVSNLANIHYIRQKEPRGLGHAVLVAKNFIGNEPFAVLLGDDIVISKKPCLQQMIEVYNEYKTSILGVQQVAYENVNKYGIVKCKNIEGRVYKVQDMVEKPKAEDAPSNIAILGRYIITPRIFKYLETQGEGAGGEIQLTDALRRLAEDEAMYAYDFLGKRYDVGNVQGYLEASVEFALRRDDLKVDFLEYLKRVVADTEQFTYFD
- a CDS encoding AI-2E family transporter, whose product is MRIDWNKKYTTISIYAVIVFIICLIIYKLTDSWSDTKTFFSNVKSVFFPFLLGMLIAYFMNFIVSALEKRVLPLIKPLKSKTITRLLSIFLSYITVFALIVLMLTFILPQLIGSLLQLINEFPDYISRLIAYFDSLTFNINGSIYYFDPNNVDTFLSEQLPNNVDQLSTMVTELVPNLIRITKNFAFGLLNVFIAIIISIYLLNSKESSTEKSKKAIVSIFPQKTACSILGVLAYSHTVFSRFFIGTLLDALIIGILCFIILLIVKMPFAILISSLITLTNLIPYFGPFIGGGIGFAFLLIVNPVKAVWFLVIIFLLQQFDGNILGPKILGGSIGLSPFWIIFSILLFGNIFGFIGMLFGAPFFSIIKTLIEGYLDNRYNKKMNTTKH